Genomic segment of Zingiber officinale cultivar Zhangliang chromosome 11B, Zo_v1.1, whole genome shotgun sequence:
TCGATTGCAAGCTTAAGATCGGTGATTTCGGGCTGGCTCGTTCCATGATTCAGAGTGGCCGAGGAATGAGTTCATATATTGTTACTCAAAAGTATCGAGCACCAGAGCTGCTCGTTTGCTCAAATAGATACGATACTTCCATTGATATGTGGTCTGTCGGTTGCATTCTAGCCGAGCTACTTGGGCGCAGACCTCTCTTTTCCGGCACTGACGATATCAACCAGCTCGAGCGCATTGTCAGTGTTCTTGGCGTTAAGGGCGATGTTGATATCAACTTCGTTGACAATGAACATGCTCGCAAGAACATCAAGTCACTGCCACATGGTCTCGGCATTCCTTTAGCTAGCATATACCCCCATGCCAATCCCTTGGCCATCGACTTGCTGAAGAAGATGTTAGTTTTTGATCCATCAAAGAGAATCGATGTCACTGAGGCACTGCAACATCCTTATATGGCTTCATTCTACGACCCCTGTTTGATCCTGCTGCCGATGGCCCCGTCGATCATGGTTTTGAAGACGATGTCGAGGAAGACGCAATCAGAGAGATGATGTGGGAGGAGATGCTTTTCTATCACCAAGAAAGAGAAGTTGCTTCCAGAGCCTAAAGATTCTTTGCAAGTGATCTTCAAACAACATTAGACCGTGTTACGAGTATTTAGCACAGAATTTGCTGCTTTATTTCTCTACTGTGACCTAACCTTGAAAATAGTTTTGATTGTGTGATTTCTCACTTTTTTGTGTGTGAATTTGTTGTACATGTACAAAGCTAATTAATTTCTGTTGCAAGATTTGAAGAATGTATAGAAAATACTACTGATCTTTCATGTGCCATCAAACTTGGTTACAATAAAATTCACTACAGCAGATGAAGTCCTACAATTTCTCCTTCATCTTTATTCCCATAGGTCCATTTTAA
This window contains:
- the LOC122034789 gene encoding mitogen-activated protein kinase 3-like, encoding MNTFENSIRPLRILREIKLLRQLKHDNIITLKDVMVTPNRRSFRDVYLVFELMDTDLYEIIQSPQPLSYYQCQCFLFQLLRGLKYLHSANVIHRDLTPENLFVNCVDCKLKIGDFGLARSMIQSGRGMSSYIVTQKYRAPELLVCSNRYDTSIDMWSVGCILAELLGRRPLFSGTDDINQLERIVSVLGVKGDVDINFVDNEHARKNIKSLPHGLGIPLASIYPHANPLAIDLLKKMLVFDPSKRIDVTEALQHPYMASFYDPCLILLPMAPSIMVLKTMSRKTQSER